Proteins found in one Amycolatopsis aidingensis genomic segment:
- a CDS encoding SDR family oxidoreductase — translation MSPSRAVLITGVSSQSGLSSGTGRATALRLHRAGWPVYATGRNLDGLKDLAEEGITTLRVDVTDEESMAAAVQRITEEHGAVGALVNNAAYSLNGTIGETPIEQVRKQFETNLFGLSRMTQLVLPGMREQRSGRIVMMSSIFGLFATPGRGYYQATKHALEAIGDSLRQEVAPWGIKVAIVEPSPILGSFVPTTVGDLDLDTDSDLYAEFWERFVVWHGAYREVERPKGRGRTATRATKVAETVEKALTARRPRIRYRLGLPTRLLRPQRAVFGDRAWEVFLTRFFPQP, via the coding sequence GTGAGCCCCTCGCGCGCGGTCCTGATCACCGGGGTCAGCTCGCAGAGCGGGCTGTCCTCCGGCACCGGCCGCGCCACCGCGCTGCGCCTGCACCGGGCAGGCTGGCCCGTCTACGCCACCGGGCGGAACCTGGATGGCCTGAAGGACCTTGCCGAGGAGGGCATCACCACCCTGCGCGTGGACGTCACCGACGAGGAGTCGATGGCCGCCGCAGTGCAGCGGATCACCGAGGAGCACGGGGCGGTCGGCGCACTGGTCAACAACGCCGCCTACAGCCTCAACGGCACCATCGGTGAGACCCCGATCGAGCAGGTGCGTAAGCAGTTCGAGACCAACCTCTTCGGCCTGTCCCGGATGACCCAGCTGGTGCTGCCCGGAATGCGCGAGCAGCGGTCCGGCCGGATCGTGATGATGTCCTCCATCTTCGGCCTGTTCGCCACCCCTGGCCGGGGCTACTACCAGGCCACCAAGCATGCGCTGGAGGCCATCGGCGACTCGCTGCGGCAGGAGGTCGCGCCCTGGGGGATCAAGGTGGCGATCGTCGAGCCGTCGCCGATTCTCGGCTCGTTCGTGCCGACCACGGTGGGCGACCTGGATCTGGACACCGACAGCGACCTGTACGCCGAGTTCTGGGAGCGCTTCGTGGTGTGGCACGGCGCATACCGCGAGGTCGAGCGGCCCAAGGGCAGGGGCAGGACGGCCACCCGCGCGACCAAGGTCGCCGAGACCGTGGAGAAGGCCCTCACCGCCCGCAGGCCACGGATCCGGTACCGGCTCGGCCTCCCGACCAGGCTGCTGCGACCGCAGCGGGCTGTCTTCGGCGACCGGGCGTGGGAGGTGTTCCTCACCCGGTTCTTCCCGCAGCCCTGA
- a CDS encoding carboxymuconolactone decarboxylase family protein — translation MNDVSTHVRVPLIEEGQASGRLAELYEEVKSATNLPFVPDMFRLVSTRPDLLEAVVAGYKGMYLDGVLPRQTRELISAWTSKVNQCPYCVGTHNFFFQAFGGPEHIAKAVESAQTVDDLPVDERTKVLLRLLTKLSREAYKISDEDWEQAQEAGWSAEELLEGFFTASMFNFITRMVDGLGLGASVAASRISQLEVPSGGES, via the coding sequence ATGAATGACGTCAGCACCCACGTGCGGGTTCCGCTGATCGAGGAGGGTCAGGCCAGCGGGCGCCTGGCCGAGTTGTACGAAGAGGTCAAGAGCGCGACGAACCTGCCGTTCGTCCCGGACATGTTCCGCCTGGTGTCCACCCGGCCGGACTTGCTCGAGGCGGTCGTGGCCGGGTACAAGGGGATGTATCTGGACGGGGTGCTACCGCGGCAGACCCGGGAGCTGATCTCCGCCTGGACCTCGAAGGTGAACCAGTGCCCCTACTGCGTCGGCACGCACAACTTCTTCTTCCAGGCCTTCGGCGGCCCCGAGCACATCGCCAAGGCCGTGGAGTCCGCGCAGACCGTGGACGACCTGCCGGTGGACGAGCGCACCAAGGTGCTGCTACGGCTGCTGACGAAGCTGAGCCGGGAAGCCTACAAGATCAGCGACGAGGACTGGGAACAGGCACAGGAGGCGGGCTGGAGCGCCGAGGAGTTGCTCGAGGGGTTCTTCACCGCCTCGATGTTCAACTTCATCACCCGCATGGTGGACGGCCTCGGCCTTGGCGCCTCGGTGGCGGCGAGCCGGATCTCCCAGCTCGAGGTCCCTTCCGGAGGTGAGTCGTGA
- a CDS encoding ABC1 kinase family protein, whose product MKQITGRLVRLPGLVLRCGWVGTIVLAYGLLIAGSAIGARVRRSNGGRGLRHGDLWVRMLTRLGPSYIKIGQLLSTRRDLLPEELTAPLARLTDAARPPARRRIERAVRHAYRDRPWPFREFDWQPLACGSIATVHEAVTLDGHRVAVKVRRPGIERVMRQDFTLTAAAMTALGVLPRLRRMPFKLMHAQVGGAILRQLDFAAEAESLAILRTNLAGFGNVRIPAPVRRLCTAETVVMEYISDLERFEPGELDPGTRRAVVRAVLAAIYEMLFVDGLVHCDLHPGNLYFDRGADLVLLDAGFVIRLPDEVRRSFADFFINMAMGDGRMCAQIVIDSAAQVAEDSDLQGFRDGLSELVAESSGRSPASSTWRTSPENCSTCSVDSVSSPRRSSLFRCSPCWLSRA is encoded by the coding sequence TTGAAGCAGATCACCGGTCGCCTGGTCCGGTTGCCCGGTCTGGTGCTGCGTTGTGGCTGGGTCGGCACCATCGTCCTCGCCTACGGCCTGCTGATCGCCGGCTCGGCGATCGGCGCCCGGGTGCGCCGCTCGAACGGTGGGCGCGGCCTGCGCCACGGCGACCTGTGGGTCAGGATGCTGACCCGGCTCGGCCCCTCCTACATCAAGATCGGCCAGTTGCTGAGCACCCGGCGTGACCTGCTCCCCGAGGAGCTCACCGCCCCGCTGGCCCGGCTCACCGACGCCGCCCGGCCGCCGGCAAGGCGACGGATCGAGCGTGCCGTCCGGCACGCCTACCGGGACCGGCCATGGCCGTTCCGCGAGTTCGACTGGCAGCCGCTGGCCTGCGGCAGCATCGCCACGGTGCACGAGGCTGTGACACTGGACGGGCACCGGGTGGCGGTCAAGGTGCGGCGCCCCGGCATCGAGCGGGTGATGCGGCAGGACTTCACGCTGACCGCGGCGGCCATGACCGCGCTCGGCGTCCTGCCGCGGCTGCGCAGGATGCCGTTCAAGCTCATGCACGCCCAGGTCGGCGGCGCAATCCTGCGACAGCTGGACTTCGCGGCCGAGGCCGAGTCGCTGGCCATCCTGCGCACGAACCTCGCGGGGTTCGGCAACGTGCGCATTCCGGCCCCGGTGCGGCGGCTGTGCACGGCCGAGACCGTGGTCATGGAGTACATCAGCGACCTCGAGCGCTTCGAGCCGGGCGAGCTGGACCCCGGCACCCGGCGCGCGGTCGTGCGCGCCGTACTGGCAGCGATCTACGAGATGCTGTTCGTGGACGGCCTGGTCCATTGCGACCTGCACCCCGGAAACCTGTACTTCGACCGCGGTGCCGACCTGGTGCTGCTGGACGCCGGTTTCGTCATCCGGCTGCCCGACGAGGTACGCCGCTCCTTCGCGGACTTCTTCATCAACATGGCGATGGGTGACGGCCGGATGTGTGCGCAGATCGTGATCGACAGCGCCGCACAGGTCGCCGAGGACTCCGACCTCCAGGGCTTCCGCGACGGGCTGAGCGAACTCGTCGCGGAGTCCTCGGGGCGAAGTCCGGCGAGTTCGACCTGGCGCACTTCGCCGGAAAACTGTTCGACCTGCAGCGTAGATTCGGTCTCTTCCCCGCGCCGGAGTTCGCTTTTCCGTTGCTCTCCCTGTTGGTTATCGAGGGCATGA
- a CDS encoding winged helix-turn-helix transcriptional regulator, whose amino-acid sequence MYERENCSAARALELVGERWSLLIIRNAVFSGMKRFSEFERRLGIAPNILAKRLDGFVSDGLMELRPAEDTAGAHDYVLTHKGRELGLVIMALTEWGDRWAAPKGPPVYFEHDTCGGRVHVTAGCEECGQAPAVAEVGVVPGPGANAEQRKRRRT is encoded by the coding sequence ATGTACGAACGTGAGAACTGCTCGGCGGCGCGCGCCCTCGAGCTGGTCGGCGAACGCTGGAGCTTGTTGATCATCCGCAATGCCGTCTTCTCCGGCATGAAGCGCTTCTCCGAGTTCGAGCGCCGGCTCGGCATCGCGCCGAATATCCTCGCCAAGCGCCTGGACGGCTTCGTGTCCGACGGGCTGATGGAGCTGCGGCCTGCCGAGGACACCGCGGGCGCGCACGACTACGTGCTCACCCACAAGGGTCGTGAGCTCGGGCTGGTGATCATGGCGCTCACCGAGTGGGGCGACCGGTGGGCGGCGCCGAAGGGGCCGCCGGTCTACTTCGAGCACGACACCTGCGGCGGCAGGGTGCACGTGACGGCCGGTTGCGAGGAATGCGGGCAGGCACCGGCCGTGGCCGAGGTTGGGGTCGTCCCCGGGCCCGGTGCGAACGCGGAGCAACGCAAGCGCCGCCGCACGTGA
- a CDS encoding RnfABCDGE type electron transport complex subunit D has translation MTDKTTSTAAPPRHDPKVIVALRNFAISITVFNILGYALLGFEQPWIWPFIALATGYTVEIGLEMLGARVENRAPRFLGNGMRGMVEFLYPAHITSLAVNMLIYVNDRAWVLIFGVVVAVATKWVLRAPVRGKMRHFMNPSNWGITVLLLLFPWMSIAPPYHFSENVDGWIDWLIPAIIVAAGTMLNGKLTGRLWLIGAWLVTFALQAIIRGIIFDVSIPGGLATMTGIAFVLFTNYMVTDPGTSPSKPGSQIAFGAGVALIYGFLMMAHVAYGLFLATAIVCLIRGLFLWSLHFANKARDEREAAQRAEEAAASSSNGDGGTPVALEPAQQATARDGNKIVRTP, from the coding sequence ATGACGGACAAGACAACGAGCACCGCGGCCCCGCCCCGGCATGATCCGAAGGTCATCGTCGCGTTACGCAACTTCGCGATATCGATCACGGTGTTCAACATCCTCGGCTACGCGCTGCTCGGTTTCGAGCAGCCGTGGATCTGGCCCTTCATCGCATTGGCCACCGGCTACACGGTCGAGATCGGCCTCGAGATGCTCGGGGCGCGCGTGGAGAACCGGGCACCGCGGTTCCTTGGCAACGGCATGCGCGGCATGGTCGAGTTCCTCTATCCCGCGCATATCACCAGCCTCGCGGTGAACATGCTGATCTACGTCAACGACCGGGCCTGGGTGTTGATCTTCGGTGTGGTGGTCGCTGTCGCCACCAAGTGGGTACTGCGCGCCCCGGTGCGCGGGAAGATGCGGCACTTCATGAACCCCTCGAACTGGGGTATCACCGTGCTGCTGCTGCTTTTCCCGTGGATGAGCATCGCCCCGCCGTATCACTTCAGCGAGAACGTCGACGGGTGGATCGACTGGCTGATCCCGGCGATCATCGTGGCCGCGGGAACCATGCTGAACGGCAAGCTCACCGGCAGGCTGTGGCTGATCGGTGCGTGGCTGGTGACCTTCGCCCTGCAGGCGATCATCCGAGGCATCATCTTCGACGTCTCGATCCCCGGTGGCCTGGCGACGATGACCGGTATCGCCTTCGTGCTGTTCACCAACTACATGGTGACGGACCCCGGAACGAGCCCTTCGAAACCAGGTTCACAAATCGCGTTCGGTGCCGGTGTCGCGCTGATCTACGGCTTCCTGATGATGGCGCATGTCGCGTACGGCCTGTTCCTCGCCACCGCGATCGTGTGTCTCATTCGCGGCCTGTTCCTGTGGAGTCTGCACTTCGCGAACAAGGCCAGGGACGAGCGGGAGGCAGCGCAGCGAGCCGAAGAGGCGGCAGCGTCCTCATCGAACGGTGACGGCGGGACCCCGGTCGCGCTCGAGCCCGCTCAGCAGGCCACGGCACGTGACGGAAACAAGATAGTGCGGACACCTTAG
- a CDS encoding CRTAC1 family protein — protein sequence MNFAAGWLRRQLTGVVALALMATVFVVAQPSTHSAAETANLAEEYAFSPKSVAMPSGFPQQEIREVNQDYKHIDAWISSVGAAIAMNDVDGDGLPNDLCISDPRIDKVVVTPAPDANAGRYAPFALDPGSLPMNDDIAPMGCLPGDFNEDGRTDLLVYYWGRTPIIFLAKTDATALGNAAFRPTELVPGTTGPVYDGPQWNSNAVAYDDFDGDGHGDILITNYFPHSPVLNEEVAGGVEMNHSLSAAHNGGEDYFFRWTEGTAGSDPTVSYQKLDDVLSVDVSKGWELAAAANDLDGDGLPELYLANDFGPDHLLYNKSTPGNIEFSVVSDVRSATIPKSKQVGIDSFKGMGVDFGDLDGDGLYDMYVSNITTSWGIQESNFQFMNTAEDKAEVRTQLAEGTPPFKDASAPAGTAWSGWGWDVKIDDFNNDGKPEIAQATGFVKGQVNRWPQLQELATANDQLLANPFWWPRVNHGDDIAGNQRLAFYAPDGEGSYANLSGDLGLDVPVPTRGIATADSDGDGRLDFAVARQWAQPVFYQNEAGSPGSFLGLRLLHDTPNADGAMPAAGSPVVGAQVTVTTPDGRKLVDRVDGGGGHAGKRSNEVHIGLGDVRGPVEAHLQWRDRTGQLHEQDLKLRPGWHTIQLGSQAKEK from the coding sequence GTGAATTTCGCAGCTGGCTGGTTGCGCAGGCAGCTAACCGGAGTAGTTGCGCTCGCCTTGATGGCGACCGTGTTCGTCGTCGCGCAACCATCGACGCACTCCGCTGCTGAAACCGCGAATCTCGCCGAAGAGTACGCTTTCTCGCCCAAGTCCGTTGCCATGCCGAGCGGTTTCCCGCAGCAGGAGATCCGCGAGGTGAACCAGGACTACAAGCATATCGACGCCTGGATCTCCTCGGTCGGTGCGGCGATCGCCATGAACGACGTGGACGGCGACGGCCTGCCCAACGACCTGTGCATCAGCGACCCGCGTATCGACAAGGTGGTGGTCACCCCCGCGCCGGACGCGAACGCCGGCCGGTACGCCCCGTTTGCACTGGACCCGGGCTCGCTGCCGATGAACGACGACATCGCGCCGATGGGCTGCCTGCCCGGCGACTTCAACGAGGACGGCCGGACCGACCTGCTGGTCTACTACTGGGGCCGGACTCCGATCATCTTCCTCGCCAAGACCGACGCCACCGCACTGGGCAACGCCGCCTTCCGGCCAACGGAACTGGTACCCGGCACAACCGGTCCGGTGTACGACGGTCCGCAGTGGAACTCCAACGCGGTCGCCTACGACGACTTCGACGGTGACGGGCACGGCGACATCCTCATCACCAACTACTTCCCGCACAGCCCGGTGCTGAACGAGGAGGTCGCGGGCGGTGTCGAGATGAACCACTCGCTGTCGGCCGCGCACAACGGCGGGGAGGACTACTTCTTCCGCTGGACCGAAGGGACGGCGGGCAGCGACCCGACGGTGAGCTACCAGAAGCTCGATGACGTGCTCTCGGTGGACGTGTCCAAGGGCTGGGAGCTCGCGGCGGCGGCCAACGATCTGGACGGCGACGGCCTTCCCGAACTGTACCTTGCCAACGACTTCGGTCCCGATCACCTGCTCTACAACAAGTCCACCCCGGGCAACATCGAGTTCTCGGTGGTCAGCGATGTCCGTTCGGCGACCATCCCGAAGTCCAAGCAGGTCGGGATCGACTCGTTCAAGGGTATGGGAGTCGACTTCGGCGACCTGGACGGTGACGGCCTGTACGACATGTACGTCAGCAACATCACCACCTCCTGGGGTATTCAGGAGAGCAACTTCCAGTTCATGAACACGGCCGAGGACAAGGCCGAGGTGCGCACCCAGCTGGCCGAGGGTACTCCACCGTTCAAGGATGCCAGCGCACCGGCGGGCACGGCATGGTCCGGCTGGGGCTGGGACGTGAAGATCGACGACTTCAACAACGACGGCAAGCCGGAGATCGCCCAGGCAACCGGGTTCGTCAAGGGCCAGGTGAACCGCTGGCCGCAGCTGCAGGAGCTGGCGACCGCCAACGACCAGCTGCTTGCCAACCCGTTCTGGTGGCCCAGGGTCAACCACGGCGACGATATCGCAGGCAACCAGCGCCTGGCGTTCTACGCCCCGGATGGTGAAGGAAGCTATGCCAACCTCTCCGGTGACCTCGGGCTCGACGTGCCGGTGCCGACCCGGGGCATCGCCACGGCCGACTCCGATGGGGACGGCAGGCTCGACTTCGCGGTGGCCCGGCAGTGGGCCCAGCCGGTCTTCTACCAGAACGAGGCCGGTTCCCCCGGTTCCTTCCTGGGCCTGCGTCTCCTGCACGACACCCCGAACGCGGACGGCGCCATGCCCGCGGCCGGCTCGCCCGTCGTCGGCGCCCAGGTGACCGTGACCACGCCGGACGGGCGCAAGCTCGTCGACCGCGTCGACGGTGGCGGCGGCCACGCGGGCAAGCGGAGCAACGAGGTGCACATCGGCCTCGGTGACGTACGTGGCCCGGTCGAGGCGCACCTGCAGTGGCGTGACCGCACCGGGCAGCTGCACGAGCAGGACCTCAAGTTGAGGCCCGGCTGGCACACGATCCAGCTCGGGTCGCAGGCCAAGGAGAAATGA
- a CDS encoding acyl-CoA thioesterase: protein MAGYYEIRHTIGFEETNLVGNVYYVNYLRWQGRCREMFLREKAPGVLAELQDDLKLFTLKVECEFYAEITAFDELAVRMRLEELTQTQIQFSFDYVHLKEDVEFLVAKGRQRVACMRGPNASTAPSRVPEELVAALTPYAESRDAARASVMTAAGG, encoded by the coding sequence ATGGCCGGCTACTACGAAATACGGCACACCATCGGATTCGAGGAGACCAATCTCGTCGGCAACGTGTACTACGTCAACTACCTGCGCTGGCAGGGACGGTGCCGGGAGATGTTCCTGCGGGAGAAGGCGCCCGGCGTGCTGGCCGAGCTGCAGGACGACCTGAAGCTGTTCACGCTCAAGGTGGAGTGCGAGTTCTACGCCGAGATCACCGCCTTCGACGAGCTGGCCGTGCGGATGCGGCTGGAGGAGCTGACCCAGACGCAGATCCAGTTCAGCTTCGACTACGTGCACCTCAAGGAAGATGTGGAGTTCCTGGTGGCCAAGGGCAGGCAGCGGGTCGCGTGCATGCGCGGGCCCAATGCCAGTACCGCGCCGTCCAGGGTGCCGGAGGAGCTCGTGGCCGCACTCACCCCCTACGCCGAGTCACGCGACGCCGCCAGGGCGTCGGTGATGACCGCCGCGGGGGGATGA
- a CDS encoding flavin reductase family protein, producing the protein MAQLATGLTVLTAPGARIHGMTANAFTSVSLDPPLVLCCVSHTARMHAAIKEAGCFAVSMLGADQEELARYFADKRRPTGAAQFDTVDWVAGPHTGAPLLSGSLAWLECEVTEDYAGGDHSIFVGRVLSSLRITRQRALVFYNGGFHRVA; encoded by the coding sequence ATGGCGCAGCTCGCCACCGGGCTCACCGTGCTCACCGCACCCGGTGCGCGCATCCATGGCATGACGGCCAACGCCTTCACCTCGGTATCGCTGGATCCGCCCCTGGTGTTGTGCTGCGTCAGCCACACCGCGCGGATGCATGCGGCGATCAAGGAGGCCGGCTGCTTCGCGGTGTCCATGCTGGGCGCCGACCAGGAGGAGCTGGCCCGCTACTTCGCCGACAAGCGCAGGCCGACCGGGGCGGCCCAGTTCGACACCGTGGACTGGGTGGCGGGCCCGCACACCGGTGCCCCGCTGCTGTCCGGTTCGCTCGCCTGGCTCGAATGCGAGGTGACCGAGGACTATGCGGGTGGCGATCACTCGATCTTCGTCGGCAGGGTACTGAGCTCGCTACGGATCACCAGGCAGCGGGCGCTGGTGTTCTACAACGGCGGTTTCCACCGGGTGGCGTAG
- a CDS encoding TetR/AcrR family transcriptional regulator, with protein MSPRRSDPKARQSFIEIGARLLAEEGPSALSARRVAAEAGSSTMGVYTHFGGMSGLVREIVYEGFARLQEYMTSVAKTEDPVADMALLGHAYRHNALSNPHLYAVMFGGSSLAGFSLSEDDRQHGRYTLSNVVECASRCVSVGRFSPLDDDLIAHQMWFATHGLVTLELGDYLVEPWNAEHCFEIQLVRLMIGAGDDPEAAARSVAEARMRFETEFLGRSGSTTAAAAARSRAASGLCRH; from the coding sequence ATGAGTCCTCGCAGGTCTGATCCAAAAGCCCGGCAATCCTTCATCGAGATCGGCGCACGGTTGCTCGCGGAGGAGGGGCCGAGCGCCCTGTCCGCCCGCCGGGTCGCAGCCGAAGCGGGCAGCTCGACCATGGGCGTCTACACCCATTTCGGCGGGATGAGCGGGCTGGTCAGGGAGATCGTCTACGAGGGGTTCGCCCGCCTGCAGGAGTACATGACCAGCGTGGCGAAGACCGAGGACCCGGTAGCCGATATGGCCTTGCTGGGCCACGCCTACCGACACAACGCCCTGTCGAATCCGCACCTGTACGCGGTCATGTTCGGCGGTTCCTCCCTCGCGGGCTTCTCGCTATCCGAGGACGACCGGCAGCACGGGCGGTACACCCTGTCGAATGTCGTGGAGTGCGCCAGCCGGTGCGTGTCCGTGGGCCGGTTCAGCCCGCTGGATGACGACCTCATCGCCCATCAGATGTGGTTCGCGACGCACGGGCTGGTCACCCTCGAGCTCGGCGACTACCTGGTCGAGCCATGGAACGCCGAGCACTGCTTCGAGATCCAGCTGGTACGCCTGATGATCGGCGCCGGAGACGACCCCGAGGCAGCGGCCCGGTCGGTGGCCGAGGCCCGGATGCGCTTCGAGACCGAGTTCCTCGGCAGGTCGGGATCGACCACCGCCGCCGCGGCCGCCAGGAGCCGGGCCGCCAGCGGCCTCTGCCGACACTAG
- a CDS encoding helix-turn-helix transcriptional regulator has protein sequence MDQHAMRAIERSIGYMRENLADRITVDDMARTANFSKFYFTRLFRKITGVSPARYLSALRLKEAMHLLLTSSSTVADISYQVGYNSPGTFSSRFRSGVGVSPIAFRQLGGYAPRRALETRAHRVSSSGATMRGNMRVLDGGRRGYTFVGLFRESIPQGTPASCTVLSGPGPFVLDEVPHGTWHVHAQAIALGAEVPTTTTRDPADTPYVGSYGPVVVRNGTPTIAVDLVLRPQRTLDPPVLIAPVDMRSVAMAELEIEDLPDAVSAG, from the coding sequence ATGGACCAGCATGCAATGCGGGCCATAGAACGCTCGATCGGTTATATGCGAGAAAATCTCGCTGACCGGATAACCGTTGACGACATGGCCCGAACGGCAAATTTTAGCAAATTCTACTTTACTCGACTTTTTCGGAAGATAACGGGCGTCTCTCCGGCTCGATATTTGTCGGCGCTCAGGCTCAAGGAAGCAATGCACCTGTTGCTGACGTCGTCGTCGACCGTGGCCGACATCAGCTACCAGGTCGGCTACAATAGCCCGGGCACGTTCAGCTCTCGCTTCCGGAGCGGCGTGGGTGTCTCCCCTATCGCGTTCCGCCAGTTGGGCGGTTACGCTCCGCGCCGCGCGCTGGAGACCCGCGCGCACCGGGTGAGCAGCTCGGGCGCGACCATGCGCGGCAACATGCGGGTTCTCGATGGAGGCAGGCGCGGCTACACCTTCGTGGGGCTCTTCCGCGAGTCCATCCCGCAGGGTACCCCGGCCAGTTGTACCGTGCTGTCCGGTCCTGGCCCATTTGTGCTGGACGAGGTCCCGCACGGCACTTGGCACGTGCACGCGCAGGCGATCGCCCTTGGCGCCGAGGTGCCGACGACCACGACGAGGGATCCCGCCGACACGCCCTATGTCGGCTCCTACGGACCCGTGGTGGTACGCAATGGGACTCCGACGATCGCGGTCGACCTGGTGTTGCGCCCGCAACGGACCCTCGATCCACCGGTGCTCATCGCGCCGGTCGACATGCGGTCGGTGGCGATGGCCGAGTTGGAGATCGAGGACCTTCCGGATGCGGTCTCGGCGGGATGA
- a CDS encoding p-hydroxycinnamoyl CoA hydratase/lyase, whose amino-acid sequence MITLDTVNLEIDGPTATIYFNRPDKKNAMNPQMHRDMNEALDAIEEAGGVKAVVITGNGDSFSSGMDLEECFLEPFEDPQRFYRTNLVALKWFQRLKAFPAVTIAKVNGFAFGGGFEVTGLCDLAVSSETVLFGLSEINFGIFPAGGATWAVTHNLPRKQALYYILTGDTLTGKQAEEYGLVNKAVPPDQLDAETERIVGKIVNKNPVTLELAKQVYERTTTLDLPAAIDYDQAKLWELSRLSNNEWINVALNQFKKRAYQPGLKSYERADAKS is encoded by the coding sequence GTGATCACGCTGGACACTGTGAACCTCGAAATCGACGGGCCAACGGCTACGATCTACTTCAACCGCCCGGACAAGAAAAATGCGATGAACCCTCAAATGCATCGCGACATGAATGAGGCACTGGACGCCATCGAGGAGGCCGGAGGTGTCAAGGCGGTCGTCATCACAGGAAATGGTGACAGCTTCAGTTCCGGGATGGATCTGGAGGAATGCTTCCTTGAGCCGTTCGAGGATCCGCAGCGGTTCTACCGGACCAATCTGGTGGCCCTCAAGTGGTTCCAGCGCCTGAAGGCGTTTCCGGCGGTCACCATCGCGAAGGTGAACGGGTTCGCCTTCGGTGGCGGGTTCGAGGTGACCGGCCTCTGCGACCTGGCGGTCAGCTCCGAGACCGTGCTGTTCGGACTGTCGGAGATCAATTTCGGCATCTTTCCCGCCGGCGGCGCCACCTGGGCCGTGACTCACAACCTGCCCCGCAAGCAGGCGCTCTACTATATCCTCACCGGGGACACGCTCACCGGTAAGCAGGCCGAGGAGTACGGCCTGGTGAACAAGGCCGTGCCGCCGGACCAGCTGGACGCGGAGACCGAGCGCATCGTCGGCAAGATCGTCAACAAGAACCCCGTTACGCTGGAGCTGGCGAAGCAGGTCTACGAGCGTACGACCACACTGGACCTTCCGGCAGCAATCGACTACGACCAGGCCAAGCTGTGGGAGCTGTCCCGGCTGAGCAACAACGAATGGATCAACGTCGCGCTGAACCAGTTCAAGAAGCGCGCCTACCAGCCCGGTCTGAAGAGCTACGAGCGGGCGGACGCGAAGTCATGA